The proteins below come from a single Streptomyces sp. SCSIO 75703 genomic window:
- a CDS encoding iron-containing alcohol dehydrogenase family protein: MPVLTRLIPSPVVVDIRAGAIDDLGCVLADERISHSGKLAVAVSGGSGARLRERVAPSLPGADWFEVGGGTLDDAIRLAGDMKRGHYDAVVGLGGGKIIDCAKFAAARVGLPLVAVPTNLAHDGLCSPVATLDNDAGRGSYGVPNPIAVVIDLDVIRQAPVRYVRAGIGDAVSNISAIADWELANRVKGERIDGLAAAMARQAGEAVLRHPGGVEDNDFLQVLAEGLVLTGIAMSVSGDSRPASGACHEINHAFDLLFPQRAAAHGEQCGLGAAFAMYLRGAHEESAAMASVLRRHGLPVLPQDIGFSTEEFVRAVEFAPQTRPGRYTILEHLDLKTDQIKDLYADYVKAIGS; the protein is encoded by the coding sequence GTGCCTGTACTGACCCGGCTCATCCCCTCGCCGGTCGTCGTCGACATCCGCGCGGGTGCCATCGACGACCTCGGCTGCGTCCTCGCCGACGAGCGGATCTCCCACTCGGGCAAGCTCGCGGTCGCCGTCAGCGGCGGTTCCGGGGCCCGGCTGCGCGAGCGGGTCGCCCCGTCCCTGCCCGGCGCCGACTGGTTCGAGGTCGGCGGCGGCACCCTGGACGACGCGATCCGGCTGGCCGGCGACATGAAGCGCGGTCACTACGACGCGGTCGTCGGCCTCGGCGGCGGCAAGATCATCGACTGCGCCAAGTTCGCCGCCGCCCGGGTCGGGCTGCCGCTGGTCGCCGTGCCGACCAACCTGGCGCACGACGGGCTCTGCTCGCCGGTCGCCACCCTGGACAACGACGCCGGCCGCGGCTCCTACGGCGTGCCCAACCCGATCGCGGTCGTCATCGACCTGGACGTCATCCGCCAGGCCCCGGTGCGCTACGTCCGGGCCGGTATCGGCGACGCCGTCTCCAACATCTCCGCCATCGCGGACTGGGAGCTGGCCAACCGGGTCAAGGGCGAGCGCATCGACGGCCTCGCCGCCGCGATGGCCCGCCAGGCCGGCGAGGCGGTGCTCCGCCACCCCGGCGGCGTCGAGGACAACGACTTCCTCCAGGTGCTCGCCGAGGGCCTCGTGCTCACCGGCATCGCCATGTCGGTCTCCGGCGACTCCCGGCCCGCCTCCGGCGCCTGCCACGAGATCAACCACGCCTTCGACCTGCTCTTCCCGCAGCGCGCGGCGGCCCACGGCGAACAGTGCGGACTGGGCGCGGCCTTCGCGATGTACCTGCGCGGGGCCCACGAGGAGTCGGCGGCGATGGCCTCCGTGCTGCGCCGCCACGGGCTCCCGGTACTGCCGCAGGACATCGGCTTCAGCACGGAGGAGTTCGTCCGGGCCGTCGAGTTCGCCCCGCAGACCCGGCCGGGCCGCTACACGATCCTCGAACACCTCGACCTCAAGACCGACCAGATCAAGGACCTGTACGCGGACTATGTCAAGGCCATCGGTAGCTGA
- a CDS encoding phosphocholine cytidylyltransferase family protein, with translation MIGLVLAAGAGRRLRPYTDTLPKALVPVGPAGDEESITVLDLTLGNFAEVGLTEAGIIVGYRKEAVYERKEALERKYGLKLTLIDNDKAEEWNNAYSLWCGRDALKDGVILANGDTVHPVSVEKTLLAARGDGKRIILALDTVKSLADEEMKVVAEPGKGVRRITKLMDPAEATGEYIGVTLIEGEAAADLADALKTTFERDPQLYYEDGYQELVDRGFTIDVAPIGDVKWVEIDNHDDLAKGREIACLY, from the coding sequence ATGATCGGCCTTGTGCTGGCGGCCGGCGCCGGCCGGCGTCTGCGCCCCTACACCGACACCCTGCCCAAGGCACTGGTGCCGGTCGGCCCGGCGGGCGACGAGGAGAGCATCACCGTCCTCGACCTGACCCTGGGCAACTTCGCCGAGGTCGGGCTCACCGAGGCCGGGATCATCGTCGGCTACCGCAAGGAGGCCGTCTACGAGCGCAAGGAGGCCCTGGAGCGCAAGTACGGCCTCAAGCTCACGCTGATCGACAACGACAAGGCCGAGGAGTGGAACAACGCCTACTCCCTGTGGTGCGGCCGTGACGCCCTCAAGGACGGCGTGATCCTCGCCAACGGCGACACCGTGCACCCGGTCTCCGTCGAGAAGACGCTGCTGGCCGCCCGCGGCGACGGCAAGCGGATCATCCTCGCGCTGGACACCGTGAAGTCCCTGGCCGACGAGGAGATGAAGGTCGTCGCCGAGCCCGGCAAGGGCGTCCGCCGGATCACCAAGCTGATGGACCCGGCCGAGGCGACCGGCGAGTACATCGGCGTCACCCTCATCGAGGGCGAGGCCGCCGCCGACCTGGCCGACGCGCTGAAGACCACCTTCGAGCGCGACCCGCAGCTCTACTACGAGGACGGCTACCAGGAGCTGGTCGACCGCGGCTTCACCATCGACGTGGCCCCCATCGGCGACGTCAAGTGGGTCGAGATCGACAACCACGACGACCTCGCCAAGGGCAGGGAGATCGCGTGCCTGTACTGA
- the idi gene encoding isopentenyl-diphosphate Delta-isomerase: MPITPATATHSSSNGTADAILLELVDENGVTIGSAEKLSAHQPPGRLHRAFSVFLFDERGRLLLQQRALGKYHSPGVWSNTCCGHPYPGEGPLAAAARRTHEELRVSPTLIAEAGTVRYNHPDPASGLVEQEYNHLFVGLVQAEPRPDPEEVAATAFATPAELAERREKDTFSVWFGTVLDAARPAIRELTGASAGW; encoded by the coding sequence ATGCCGATCACTCCTGCCACCGCGACGCACAGTTCGTCGAACGGCACCGCAGACGCGATTTTGCTGGAACTGGTCGACGAGAACGGTGTGACGATCGGTAGCGCGGAGAAGCTCTCCGCGCACCAGCCGCCCGGACGGCTGCACCGCGCCTTCTCCGTGTTCCTCTTCGACGAGCGGGGCCGGCTGCTGCTCCAGCAGCGGGCGCTGGGCAAGTACCACTCCCCCGGTGTGTGGTCCAACACCTGCTGCGGCCACCCCTACCCGGGCGAGGGCCCCCTCGCCGCGGCGGCCCGGCGCACCCACGAGGAGCTGCGGGTCTCGCCGACGCTGATCGCCGAGGCGGGCACCGTGCGCTACAACCACCCGGACCCCGCCTCCGGGCTGGTCGAGCAGGAGTACAACCACCTCTTCGTCGGCCTGGTGCAGGCCGAGCCGCGGCCCGATCCGGAGGAGGTGGCCGCGACCGCCTTCGCCACCCCGGCCGAGCTGGCCGAGCGGCGGGAGAAGGACACCTTCTCGGTGTGGTTCGGGACCGTGCTGGACGCGGCCCGGCCCGCGATCCGCGAGTTGACGGGAGCGTCCGCCGGCTGGTGA
- a CDS encoding cation diffusion facilitator family transporter, with the protein MGAGHDHGHTHGAGGTVTAAHRGRLRVALGITLSVMVVEIVGGMVADSLALVADAAHMATDALGLGMALLAIHFAARPPSDRRTFGYARAEILAALANCLLLLGVGGYVLYEAIDRFITPAETAGELTVIFGAVGLVANMISLSLLMKGQKESLNVRGAFLEVAADALGSVAVIVSALVILATGWQPADPIASLVIGLMIVPRTLRLLRETLDVLLESAPKGVDMAEVRAHILALDGVEDVHDLHAWTITSGMPVLSAHVVVSGDVLNAIGHEKMLHELQGCLGDHFDVEHCTFQLEPSGHAQHEARLCH; encoded by the coding sequence ATGGGGGCTGGGCACGATCACGGACACACTCACGGGGCCGGCGGCACGGTGACCGCCGCGCACCGGGGCCGGCTGCGCGTGGCGCTGGGCATCACGCTGAGCGTCATGGTCGTCGAGATCGTCGGCGGGATGGTCGCGGACTCGCTGGCGCTGGTCGCCGACGCGGCGCACATGGCGACCGACGCCCTGGGGCTGGGGATGGCGCTGCTCGCCATCCACTTCGCCGCCCGCCCGCCGAGCGACCGGCGCACCTTCGGCTACGCCCGCGCGGAGATCCTGGCGGCGCTGGCCAACTGCCTGCTGCTGCTCGGGGTCGGCGGGTACGTGCTGTACGAGGCGATCGACCGGTTCATCACGCCCGCCGAGACCGCGGGTGAGCTGACCGTGATCTTCGGCGCGGTGGGCCTGGTGGCCAACATGATCTCGCTGTCCCTGCTGATGAAGGGGCAGAAGGAGAGCCTCAACGTGCGCGGGGCGTTCCTGGAGGTCGCCGCCGACGCGCTGGGCTCCGTCGCCGTGATCGTCTCGGCGCTGGTGATCCTCGCCACCGGCTGGCAGCCGGCCGACCCGATCGCCTCGCTGGTCATCGGCCTGATGATCGTGCCGCGCACGCTGCGACTGCTGCGCGAGACGCTGGACGTCCTGCTGGAGTCGGCGCCGAAGGGCGTGGACATGGCCGAGGTGCGGGCGCACATCCTGGCGCTGGACGGCGTGGAGGACGTGCACGACCTGCACGCCTGGACGATCACCTCGGGGATGCCGGTCCTCTCCGCGCACGTGGTGGTGAGCGGCGACGTCCTGAACGCGATCGGCCACGAGAAGATGCTGCACGAGTTGCAGGGCTGCCTGGGCGACCACTTCGACGTGGAGCACTGCACCTTCCAGCTGGAGCCGAGCGGCCACGCGCAGCACGAGGCCCGGCTCTGCCACTGA
- a CDS encoding ATP-binding protein encodes MDDEGRGTGPCPHGPRAPLPDPGPARPLPYEGVWRFTAPAVDASVPQARHAVRDLLLRQGVPVADEVVQGLLLIVSELVTNAVRHAAVLSPTLAVEVAVGAEWVRVCVEDSHPYRPTALETDHGRTGGRGLLLVREITTEAGGACDVAHTAGGGKVIWAALPLTPLLPPPAPSR; translated from the coding sequence ATGGACGACGAGGGGCGCGGGACCGGCCCGTGCCCGCACGGCCCCCGGGCCCCGCTCCCCGACCCCGGGCCCGCCCGGCCCCTGCCGTACGAGGGCGTCTGGCGCTTCACCGCCCCGGCCGTCGACGCCTCGGTCCCGCAGGCCCGGCACGCCGTGCGGGACCTGCTGCTGCGCCAGGGCGTGCCGGTCGCCGACGAGGTGGTGCAGGGGCTGCTCCTGATCGTCTCGGAGCTGGTCACCAACGCCGTCCGGCACGCGGCGGTGCTCTCCCCGACGCTCGCGGTGGAGGTCGCCGTCGGCGCCGAGTGGGTCCGCGTCTGCGTCGAGGACAGCCACCCCTACCGGCCGACGGCCCTGGAGACCGACCACGGCCGCACCGGCGGACGCGGGCTGCTCCTGGTGCGGGAGATCACGACGGAGGCGGGCGGGGCGTGCGACGTGGCGCACACGGCGGGCGGCGGCAAGGTGATCTGGGCCGCCCTGCCGCTCACACCGCTCCTGCCCCCGCCCGCCCCCTCACGCTGA
- a CDS encoding enoyl-CoA hydratase/isomerase family protein → MEPQLRHRVDDSVATVVVSHPARRNAMTTRMWRELPGLLDALAADPGVRALVLTGEGATFCAGADITTLRDGAEEAQALAVRAEEALAAFPGPTLAAIRGHCVGGGAQLAAACDLRFAEEGALFGVTPAKLGVVYPASATRRLVALVGPATAKYLLFSGELIDAGRALRTGLIDEVLPAGELAARVDAFARTLVSRSRLTQAAAKEFAAGRDDREAYWARQARDSGETAEGVAAFLERRTPRFGWSAPAPE, encoded by the coding sequence ATGGAGCCCCAGTTGAGGCACCGGGTCGACGACTCGGTCGCCACCGTCGTCGTCAGTCATCCGGCCCGGCGCAACGCCATGACGACACGGATGTGGCGGGAGCTGCCCGGCCTGCTCGACGCGCTGGCGGCGGACCCCGGCGTCCGCGCCCTGGTGCTCACCGGCGAGGGCGCCACGTTCTGCGCCGGGGCCGACATCACGACCCTGCGCGACGGCGCCGAGGAGGCGCAGGCCCTCGCGGTGCGCGCCGAGGAGGCCCTCGCCGCCTTCCCCGGGCCGACGCTGGCCGCGATCCGGGGGCACTGCGTGGGGGGTGGCGCGCAACTCGCCGCCGCCTGCGACCTGCGCTTCGCCGAGGAGGGCGCGCTGTTCGGCGTGACCCCGGCGAAGCTGGGCGTGGTCTACCCGGCGTCCGCGACCCGGCGGCTGGTCGCCCTGGTGGGTCCCGCCACCGCCAAGTACCTCCTGTTCTCGGGTGAGTTGATCGACGCCGGGCGGGCGCTGCGCACCGGCCTGATCGACGAGGTGCTGCCCGCGGGCGAACTCGCCGCGCGGGTGGACGCGTTCGCCCGCACGCTGGTGTCCCGCTCGCGGCTCACTCAGGCCGCGGCGAAGGAGTTCGCGGCGGGCCGGGACGACCGGGAGGCGTACTGGGCGCGGCAGGCCCGCGACAGCGGCGAGACCGCCGAGGGCGTCGCCGCCTTCCTGGAGCGCCGGACCCCGCGCTTCGGCTGGAGCGCGCCCGCCCCCGAGTGA
- a CDS encoding DUF5941 domain-containing protein has protein sequence MPTAILTGQPVPGSSIESELRSLGFDVRSATGTADAETLLARVPAGDRVAVVDARFVGHPHALRLGLTDPRFPLAAIPGAVTARPEARQDLTRAMARENSACGAAPAAPATPVTPAAPPAPAPAGHAADGAGTGAEGLADRIATALDADGAEVYRPDLGSLVAAVPADPQARNEARQAVAGVDEEAVRLKSAVKARDGFFTTFFISPYSRYLARWCARRGLTPNQVTTASLVTALIAAGCAATGTRGGFAAAGVLLIASFVLDCTDGQLARYSLQYSTLGAWLDATFDRAKEYAYYAGLALGAARGGDDVWALALGAMVLQTCRHVVDFSFNEANHDATGNTSPTAALSGRLDGLGWTVWVRRMIVLPIGERWAMIAVLTAVTTPRTTFVVLLVGCAFAATYTTAGRVLRSLTRKATRTDRAATALADLADSGPLAQAVARPLRERARRLPGFTAPAVALLGAAAVVAAAALTGFGGPWPLLAALAYTAASGLAVARPLKGSLDWLVPPFFRAAEYGTVLALAARADVPGALPAAFGLVAAVAYHHYDTVYRIRGNAGAPPHWLVRAIGGHEGRTLLITALAALLTASQFTDALTALAVAVALVVLVESIRFWVAAHRGGAPAVHDEGEPA, from the coding sequence TTGCCGACCGCCATCCTCACCGGTCAGCCGGTGCCCGGTTCGTCGATCGAGAGCGAACTGCGGTCCCTCGGTTTCGACGTGCGCTCCGCCACCGGCACCGCCGACGCCGAGACCCTGCTCGCCCGGGTGCCCGCCGGTGACCGCGTCGCCGTGGTCGACGCCCGCTTCGTCGGCCACCCGCACGCCCTGCGCCTCGGCCTGACCGACCCCCGCTTCCCGCTCGCCGCGATCCCCGGCGCGGTCACCGCGCGTCCCGAGGCCCGCCAGGACCTCACCCGCGCCATGGCCCGCGAGAACTCGGCCTGCGGCGCGGCCCCGGCCGCCCCCGCCACCCCCGTCACCCCGGCGGCCCCGCCCGCCCCCGCCCCGGCCGGCCACGCCGCCGACGGAGCCGGAACCGGCGCCGAAGGGCTCGCCGACCGCATCGCCACCGCCCTGGACGCCGACGGCGCCGAGGTGTACCGGCCCGACCTCGGCAGCCTCGTCGCCGCTGTCCCCGCCGACCCGCAGGCCCGCAACGAGGCCCGGCAGGCGGTGGCCGGCGTCGACGAAGAGGCCGTCCGCCTCAAGTCGGCGGTGAAGGCCCGCGACGGCTTCTTCACCACCTTCTTCATCAGCCCGTACTCCCGCTACCTCGCCCGCTGGTGCGCCCGCCGGGGGCTGACCCCCAACCAGGTCACCACCGCCTCGCTCGTCACCGCGCTGATAGCGGCGGGCTGCGCGGCCACCGGGACCCGGGGCGGCTTCGCCGCCGCCGGCGTCCTGCTGATCGCCTCCTTCGTCCTCGACTGCACCGACGGGCAGCTCGCCCGCTACTCCCTCCAGTACTCCACCCTCGGCGCCTGGCTGGACGCCACCTTCGACCGCGCCAAGGAGTACGCCTACTACGCGGGCCTCGCCCTCGGCGCGGCCCGCGGCGGCGACGACGTCTGGGCCCTCGCCCTCGGCGCGATGGTCCTGCAGACCTGTCGGCACGTCGTGGACTTCTCCTTCAACGAGGCCAACCACGACGCCACCGGCAACACCAGTCCCACCGCCGCCCTCTCCGGCCGGCTCGACGGCCTCGGCTGGACGGTCTGGGTCCGCCGCATGATCGTCCTGCCCATCGGCGAACGCTGGGCCATGATCGCCGTCCTCACCGCGGTCACCACCCCCCGGACCACCTTCGTCGTGCTGCTTGTCGGCTGCGCCTTCGCGGCCACGTACACCACCGCCGGCCGCGTGCTGCGCTCGCTCACCCGCAAGGCCACCCGCACCGACCGCGCCGCGACCGCGCTGGCCGACCTCGCCGACTCCGGCCCGCTCGCCCAGGCCGTCGCCCGGCCGCTGCGCGAGCGCGCCCGCCGGCTGCCCGGCTTCACCGCCCCCGCCGTCGCGCTGCTCGGCGCCGCCGCCGTGGTCGCCGCCGCCGCGCTCACCGGCTTCGGCGGCCCCTGGCCGCTGCTCGCCGCCCTCGCGTACACGGCGGCCTCCGGACTCGCCGTCGCCCGCCCCCTCAAGGGCTCCCTCGACTGGCTCGTCCCCCCCTTCTTCCGCGCCGCCGAGTACGGCACGGTCCTCGCCCTGGCCGCCCGCGCGGACGTGCCCGGAGCGCTGCCGGCGGCATTCGGGCTGGTCGCGGCGGTCGCCTACCATCACTACGACACGGTCTACCGCATCCGCGGCAACGCGGGTGCGCCCCCGCACTGGCTGGTGCGGGCGATCGGGGGGCACGAGGGCCGCACGCTGCTGATCACCGCGCTCGCCGCGCTGCTCACCGCCTCCCAGTTCACGGACGCGCTCACGGCCCTCGCCGTGGCCGTCGCCCTCGTGGTGCTCGTCGAGAGCATCCGCTTCTGGGTCGCCGCCCACCGCGGCGGCGCACCCGCCGTACACGACGAAGGAGAACCCGCATGA